AGCATATCTGTAATCATCCAAATGTAATTGAAGTTCGTCCAAAAGAATTGGAGTGTGACGTCGTACGCTTCCAAAACAACAAAGAGAAATGGGTGGCTTTCGTTGGTTTGTTAGAGGGTTATCCTTACGAAATCTTTACTGGTTTGCAGGACGATGAGGAGGGTATTGCCCTTCCAAAGAGCGTTACTAAGGGTAAGATTATCAAGCAAACAGCCGAAGACGGCAGTCATCGTTACGACTTCCAGTTTGAGAATAAACGTGGTTATAAGACTACCGTTGAGGGCTTGTCAGAGAAGTTTAACCCAGAGTATTGGAATTATGCGAAGCTGATTTCAGGTGTATTGCGTTATCGTATGCCAATCGACCACGTCATCAAGCTCGTTGGTTCGCTGCAGTTGAAGAACGAAAGCATCAATACATGGAAGAATGGTGTTGAACGCGCATTGAAGAAGTATGTTGTTGATGGTACGAGTGCGTCAGGCTTGAAATGTCCAGTCTGTGGCCAAGAGACCCTTGTTTATCAAGAAGGTTGTCTGATTTGTACCAACTGTGGTGCCTCACGTTGTGGCTAAGCAGTTAGCAGTAGAGTTCAATTAAATCCCATTTCGGTCATTAGGAAACCATACATATACCTATTGTAGACTAATGACAGACTTGGATTAAAACAGAGGGTAGGCAGCTCGTCTTGCCCTCACTTCTCTTAAAGAATGATGAAATTAATGACAAGTTATATACTTCTGCAAGGTCTTCACTTCCATGCTTGTATCGGAGTAGGGGAGCAGGAGCGTGTGGTCGGTAATGAGTACGTTCTCGACCTACGGTTAGGTTATCCGTTTGTAACGGCAATGAAGAGCGATGATGTTGCTGACACACTGAACTATGCAGAAGTGTTTAACGTCATAAGAGAAGTCATGAAACAACCCGTTCGCCTGTTAGAATCCGTCGCTGGATCCATTGTCGAGGCATTGTTTGCGGTTTTCCCAATGATAAGTAGTATCGACTTAAAACTCGTGAAACTTAATCCTCCAATGGGTGCTGACAGTGATGGGGCAGG
The nucleotide sequence above comes from Prevotella melaninogenica ATCC 25845. Encoded proteins:
- the folB gene encoding dihydroneopterin aldolase, which produces MKLMTSYILLQGLHFHACIGVGEQERVVGNEYVLDLRLGYPFVTAMKSDDVADTLNYAEVFNVIREVMKQPVRLLESVAGSIVEALFAVFPMISSIDLKLVKLNPPMGADSDGAGVELHLINDKTEV